In the genome of Plectropomus leopardus isolate mb chromosome 19, YSFRI_Pleo_2.0, whole genome shotgun sequence, the window TCTCCTCGGTGCTGTTGCGGTCATTGCGTCCGATAGCAGCGTACGTGGGAAAAGCATCCTTCACTTCTTCTGGAAGACTGCTGTTGTATTTTGGGCAGCAGTAGGCGGACCACATGTACTCCGGCACAGCCACGCGGTGATTCTTGATCCAGCGCTCGCCGCCCTGGTACGGGATGATGCCGGTCACTACGTACGCCTCTCCGAGACAGTAGGCTGCTAAGGTTTTGTTGACAGTCTGCTCCAGGGCCTCCCAGGGCCCGTCATTAGAGCCCGCCTTCTGCGGGACCACGTTAGTGAGGGTGAAGGTGGCTGAGCGGTCCTCGTGGCTCTGGTGGTGGAGGCTCGGGTTCAAGTGGCCACGAGAAAAGTTGGAGTGGATGTAGTCCAGGTCCACTCCCTGGCTGTCCACCACCTTCTGGTCCAGAGGGCCTGGAGGGAACGGGATCATGTTGCCGTCAGCTTCTGGGTAGGCTAACTGTTATGGAGCCGAGAGAGTGAAAGTGATGAATGAAGCTGCTTTTAAAcgacatggccaaaaatatgtggaCACCTctaagagtctacagccataGGGAACCCCAGGATCCTGGATATCTGTTGGCATTTCAGGACTTTTCccacattttaggacttttcttgaattttaacatttgtaggatttcggGACATCACTAGGATTtcgggacatttttaggattttaggatttctcAAAATTTTAGGCCGAATCTAGGATATTAGtacttttctgggattttaatatgtttttaggtttttggacatatataggattttaggacatttataaaATTTTTGGAACtgttgtgggattttaggacattttatagatttctggacgtttctaggattttaggatgtttatgattttagaatgtttctctgattttacaACATTAGGAGCTTCTTTTGGGGGTttcaggggatcctccactggcattaaaaaaaaagaagctcttTTTGATATCGTTTTCACCTTCTGGCACCTTACGTattcaaaatgtacaaaacaaattCCCAGTGTGGATCAcaaattttttattgttaattagaAAAGGGTTGGGGGTGGGCCAGCTGGCACCATATAAAGAGCTAAATTTAGCCTGCGGACcataagttgagcatcactgcactaaaaaaaaagttcttatattctatttctgccaatatgctCCCCTAAATCCCTGTTTACAGCTTTGTGACGTtgcattttccagctgatccGAGagagtttttaaagattttatttagCTTAAGAAGGAAAATAATTCATCCCTCATTCTTCAGTTTATCACAAactttcaaaattaaaacatctttaatAGCCTACTTATTTTATGTCGTACTAGTAGCTATGGTTTAAAATCTATGAATC includes:
- the LOC121958850 gene encoding endonuclease domain-containing 1 protein-like, with the translated sequence MSCFYALFVLAVVGDWCMCAADVGDFAPCLQFFYKSWPPKGLTGTPICQCYYNQYRYATLYSRPRRSPWFSAYLYSAPEGKRPTACWKFEPQLAYPEADGNMIPFPPGPLDQKVVDSQGVDLDYIHSNFSRGHLNPSLHHQSHEDRSATFTLTNVVPQKAGSNDGPWEALEQTVNKTLAAYCLGEAYVVTGIIPYQGGERWIKNHRVAVPEYMWSAYCCPKYNSSLPEEVKDAFPTYAAIGRNDRNSTEEIVPVSPTTKKQFRGYDVRKMPLETLEMHLKDRFGTVVSVFYEQCSESD